Proteins from one Eriocheir sinensis breed Jianghai 21 chromosome 27, ASM2467909v1, whole genome shotgun sequence genomic window:
- the LOC127004015 gene encoding titin-like isoform X36 — protein sequence MNLFVVETILILLGLGPFVDSTGGVAGLPGLPEDNPRCVALVEAAKAEYRKLYAAGLKDSPNLMDLILTNLGIAFNDTLKTIERKVFNNTDETGHETGKKTVVEKTTETDIAPNGTVSKTSETTVDIDEYGKQSGEKSVTERETVIGQTSDNETIAQTVDVEKVMDEAGNEIKEEVVIKKELIVQPPTNTTDANLIVPKVGADDKGKNKTELKLGASEKSDGLEKVERSEEIKEILPGNITNEVLVKEKKEQLSPQESTKVTSVERKNVTKKDDGLEKVERSEEIKEILPGNITNEVLVKEKEEQLSPQESTKVTSVERKNVTEKDDGLQTVERSEEIKEILPGNITNEVLVKEKEEQLSPQESTIVTSVERKNVTEKDDGKDVEKETVIQKEVEKNVCDSDIKEVRNEKHLNETIEDLKHQVDDVKNKIKEEKAKAEETNATRSLSVVKEPSAAPIIQEGEVVEKTVPAVTPAKVAEKIPPTVTEGKVLVVTKEKAVEQAAPPVTEMIVSVPKEQEEVPVVAEEKVIEKIIPSVTEGKVPAVPQQEVVEKVAPSPTEEKVPVVTQERVIEQAVPQERVIEKAVPQERATEQAAPSPTEEKVPVVTQERVIEQAVPQERAIEQAVPQERATEQAVPQERAIEQAAPTATEEIVTVSKEKEEVPVVTEEKVPVVTNQTVVEKISPTVTEGNVPVVTKEKVVEQAAPSVTEEIVSVSKEHEVPVVAEEKKVIEKIHPAMTEGKVLAVPQQEVVEKVAPSPTEEKVHVVTQERAIEQNAPQERVIEQAVPQERATEQAAPSPTEEKVPVVTQERAIEQNAPQERVIEQAAPQERVIEKVAPQERVIEQAVPQERATEQAAPSPTEEKVPVVTQERAIEQNAPQERVIEQAAPLERVIEQAVPQERATEQAAPTATEEIVTVSKEKEEIPVVTEEKVPVVTNQTVVEKITPSITEEKVVTQRKVVEKAAPSVKESVVSIPKREEGVVERIAPVVKEAITTE from the exons ATGAACCTTTTCGTAGTTGAGACGATCCTCATCTTGTTGGGCTTGGGGCCCTTCGTGGACAGTACCGGCGGGGTAGCGGGGCTCCCGGGGCTCCCGGAGGACAACCCGCGATGTGTCGCCCTGGTGGAGGCCGCTAAGGCCGAATACCGAAAATTGTACGCGGCGGGACTGAAAGACTCTCCCAATTTGATGGATCTGATACTGACAAATTTGGGGATTGCTTTTAACGACACCTTGAAGACCATAGAAAGGAAAGTCTTCAATAATACCGATGAAACAGGGCATGAAACCGGAAAAAAGACAGTCGTTGAGAAGACGACAGAGACTGACATAGCACCCAACGGAACTGTATCAAAGACTTCCGAAACCACGGTCGATATAGATGAGTACGGTAAACAAAGTGGTGAGAAATCTGTGACAGAAAGAGAAACCGTGATAGGACAGACTTCAGACAATGAGACCATAGCACAAACGGTGGACGTTGAAAAGGTAATGGACGAAGCGggtaatgaaataaaggaggaagttgtTATTAAGAAGGAATTAATAGTACAACCTCCTACCAATACGACTGATGCAAATCTTATCGTTCCAAAAGTAGGGGCGGACgacaaaggtaaaaacaaaacagaattaaAACTTGGTGCCTCAGAAAAGAGCGATGGACTTGAGAAAGTAGAACGatcagaggaaataaaggagattctgcccggcaatataacgaatgaagtgttagttaaagagaagaaagaacagctttctccacaggaaagcaccaaggtgacatctgtggaaaggaagaatgttacAAAGAAGGATGATGGACTTGAGAAAGTAGAACGatcagaggaaataaaggagattctgcccggcaatataacgaatgaagtgttagttaaagagaaagaagaacagctttctccacaggaaagcaccaaggtgacatctgtggaaaggaagaatgttacagagaaggatgatggacttcagaCAGTAGAACGatcagaggaaataaaggagattctgcccggcaatataacgaatgaagtgttagttaaagagaaagaagaacaactttctccacaggaaagcactattgtgacatctgtggaaaggaagaatgttacagagaaagatgatggaaaagatgtcgagaaagaaactgtaattcaaaaagaagtcgaaaagaatgtgtgtgatagcgacatcaaagaggttcgtaacgaaaaacatcttaatgaaacaattgaagacttgaaacaccaagttgatgacgtgaaaaacaagattaaggaagaaaaagcaaaggctgAAGAAACAAATGCTACGCGTAGCCTAAGCGTCGTAAAAGAACCAAGTGCTGCCCCTATCATTCAAGAAGGTGAAGTCGTTGAAAAGACAGTCCCTGCTGTGACACCGGCGAAGGTTGCTGAAAAGATTCCCCCCACGGTGACGGAAGGAAAAGTTCTCGTTGTGACAAAAGAGAAGGCtgttgagcaggctgcccctCCGGTAACAGAGATGATCGTAAGTGTCCCTAAGGAGcaagaagaagtccctgttgtggCAGAagagaaggttattgaaaagattattccctcggtgacagaaggaaaGGTCCCGGcagtccctcaacaggaggttgttgaaaaa gTTGCCCCATcgccgacagaagaaaaagttcctgttgtgacacaagaaagggttattgaacaggctgtcccacaagaaagggttattgaaaag gctgtcccacaagaaagggctactgaacaggctgccccatcgccgacagaagaaaaagttcctgttgtgacacaagaaagggttattgaacaggctgtcccacaagaaagggctattgaacaggctgtcccacaagaaagggctactgAACAG gctgtcccacaagaaagggctattgaacaggctgcccctacggcgacagaagagattgtcactgtttctaaagagaaagaagaagtccctgttgtaacagaggaaaaggttcccgttgtgacaaatcagacaGTTGTTGAAAAGATTTCCCCCACGGTGACGGAAGGAAACGTCCCAGTTGTGACAAAAgagaaggttgttgagcaggctgccccttcggtgacaGAGGAGATTGTAAGTGTCTCTAAGGAGCATGAAGTCCCTGTTGtggcagaagagaagaaggttattgaaaagattcaCCCTGCGatgacggaaggaaaagtcctggcagtccctcaacaggaggttgttgaaaaagttgccccatcgccgacagaagaaaaagttcatgttgtgacacaagaaagggctattgagcagaatgccccacaagaaagggttattgaacag gctgtcccacaagaaagggctactgAACAGGCTGCGCCATcgccgacagaagaaaaagttcctgttgtgacacaagaaagggctattgagcagaatgccccacaagaaagggttattgaacag gctgctccacaagaaagggttattgaaaaggttgccccacaagaaagggttattgaacaggctgtcccacaagaaagggctactgaacaggctgccccatcgccgacagaagaaaaagttcctgttgtgacacaagaaagggctattgagcagaatgccccacaagaaagggttattgaacaggctgccccactagaaagggttattgaacaggctgtcccacaagaaagggctactgaacaggctgcccctacggcgacagaagagattgtcactgtttctaaagagaaagaagaaatccctgttgtaacagaggaaaaggttcccgttgtgacaaatcagacaGTTGTTGAAAAAATTACTCCTTCcataacagaagaaaaagttgtcaCTCAACGGAAGGTTGTTGAGAAGGCTGCCCCCTCTGTCAAGGAAAGCGTAGTTTCCATtccaaagagggaggaaggagtagttGAAAGAATTGCTCCTGTTGTAAAGGAAGCAATTACAACAGAGTAG
- the LOC127004015 gene encoding titin-like isoform X26 — protein sequence MNLFVVETILILLGLGPFVDSTGGVAGLPGLPEDNPRCVALVEAAKAEYRKLYAAGLKDSPNLMDLILTNLGIAFNDTLKTIERKVFNNTDETGHETGKKTVVEKTTETDIAPNGTVSKTSETTVDIDEYGKQSGEKSVTERETVIGQTSDNETIAQTVDVEKVMDEAGNEIKEEVVIKKELIVQPPTNTTDANLIVPKVGADDKGKNKTELKLGASEKSDGLEKVERSEEIKEILPGNITNEVLVKEKKEQLSPQESTKVTSVERKNVTKKDDGLEKVERSEEIKEILPGNITNEVLVKEKEEQLSPQESTKVTSVERKNVTEKDDGLQTVERSEEIKEILPGNITNEVLVKEKEEQLSPQESTIVTSVERKNVTEKDDGKDVEKETVIQKEVEKNVCDSDIKEVRNEKHLNETIEDLKHQVDDVKNKIKEEKAKAEETNATRSLSVVKEPSAAPIIQEGEVVEKTVPAVTPAKVAEKIPPTVTEGKVLVVTKEKAVEQAAPPVTEMIVSVPKEQEEVPVVAEEKVIEKIIPSVTEGKVPAVPQQEVVEKVAPSPTEEKVPVVTQERIIEQNAPQERVIEKVAPSPTEEKVPVVTQERVIEQAVPQERVIEKAVPQERATEQAAPSPTEEKVPVVTQERVIEQAVPQERAIEQAVPQERATEQAVPQERAIEQAAPTATEEIVTVSKEKEEVPVVTEEKVPVVTNQTVVEKISPTVTEGNVPVVTKEKVVEQAAPSVTEEIVSVSKEHEVPVVAEEKKVIEKIHPAMTEGKVLAVPQQEVVEKVAPSPTEEKVHVVTQERAIEQNAPQERVIEQAVPQERATEQAAPSPTEEKVPVVTQERAIEQNAPQERVIEQAAPQERVIEKVAPQERVIEQAVPQERATEQAAPSPTEEKVPVVTQERAIEQNAPQERVIEQAAPLERVIEQAVPQERATEQAAPTATEEIVTVSKEKEEIPVVTEEKVPVVTNQTVVEKITPSITEEKVVTQRKVVEKAAPSVKESVVSIPKREEGVVERIAPVVKEAITTE from the exons ATGAACCTTTTCGTAGTTGAGACGATCCTCATCTTGTTGGGCTTGGGGCCCTTCGTGGACAGTACCGGCGGGGTAGCGGGGCTCCCGGGGCTCCCGGAGGACAACCCGCGATGTGTCGCCCTGGTGGAGGCCGCTAAGGCCGAATACCGAAAATTGTACGCGGCGGGACTGAAAGACTCTCCCAATTTGATGGATCTGATACTGACAAATTTGGGGATTGCTTTTAACGACACCTTGAAGACCATAGAAAGGAAAGTCTTCAATAATACCGATGAAACAGGGCATGAAACCGGAAAAAAGACAGTCGTTGAGAAGACGACAGAGACTGACATAGCACCCAACGGAACTGTATCAAAGACTTCCGAAACCACGGTCGATATAGATGAGTACGGTAAACAAAGTGGTGAGAAATCTGTGACAGAAAGAGAAACCGTGATAGGACAGACTTCAGACAATGAGACCATAGCACAAACGGTGGACGTTGAAAAGGTAATGGACGAAGCGggtaatgaaataaaggaggaagttgtTATTAAGAAGGAATTAATAGTACAACCTCCTACCAATACGACTGATGCAAATCTTATCGTTCCAAAAGTAGGGGCGGACgacaaaggtaaaaacaaaacagaattaaAACTTGGTGCCTCAGAAAAGAGCGATGGACTTGAGAAAGTAGAACGatcagaggaaataaaggagattctgcccggcaatataacgaatgaagtgttagttaaagagaagaaagaacagctttctccacaggaaagcaccaaggtgacatctgtggaaaggaagaatgttacAAAGAAGGATGATGGACTTGAGAAAGTAGAACGatcagaggaaataaaggagattctgcccggcaatataacgaatgaagtgttagttaaagagaaagaagaacagctttctccacaggaaagcaccaaggtgacatctgtggaaaggaagaatgttacagagaaggatgatggacttcagaCAGTAGAACGatcagaggaaataaaggagattctgcccggcaatataacgaatgaagtgttagttaaagagaaagaagaacaactttctccacaggaaagcactattgtgacatctgtggaaaggaagaatgttacagagaaagatgatggaaaagatgtcgagaaagaaactgtaattcaaaaagaagtcgaaaagaatgtgtgtgatagcgacatcaaagaggttcgtaacgaaaaacatcttaatgaaacaattgaagacttgaaacaccaagttgatgacgtgaaaaacaagattaaggaagaaaaagcaaaggctgAAGAAACAAATGCTACGCGTAGCCTAAGCGTCGTAAAAGAACCAAGTGCTGCCCCTATCATTCAAGAAGGTGAAGTCGTTGAAAAGACAGTCCCTGCTGTGACACCGGCGAAGGTTGCTGAAAAGATTCCCCCCACGGTGACGGAAGGAAAAGTTCTCGTTGTGACAAAAGAGAAGGCtgttgagcaggctgcccctCCGGTAACAGAGATGATCGTAAGTGTCCCTAAGGAGcaagaagaagtccctgttgtggCAGAagagaaggttattgaaaagattattccctcggtgacagaaggaaaGGTCCCGGcagtccctcaacaggaggttgttgaaaaagttgccccatcgccgacagaagaaaaagttcctgttgtgacacaagaaaggattattgagcagaatgccccacaagaaagggttattgaaaaggTTGCCCCATcgccgacagaagaaaaagttcctgttgtgacacaagaaagggttattgaacaggctgtcccacaagaaagggttattgaaaag gctgtcccacaagaaagggctactgaacaggctgccccatcgccgacagaagaaaaagttcctgttgtgacacaagaaagggttattgaacaggctgtcccacaagaaagggctattgaacaggctgtcccacaagaaagggctactgAACAG gctgtcccacaagaaagggctattgaacaggctgcccctacggcgacagaagagattgtcactgtttctaaagagaaagaagaagtccctgttgtaacagaggaaaaggttcccgttgtgacaaatcagacaGTTGTTGAAAAGATTTCCCCCACGGTGACGGAAGGAAACGTCCCAGTTGTGACAAAAgagaaggttgttgagcaggctgccccttcggtgacaGAGGAGATTGTAAGTGTCTCTAAGGAGCATGAAGTCCCTGTTGtggcagaagagaagaaggttattgaaaagattcaCCCTGCGatgacggaaggaaaagtcctggcagtccctcaacaggaggttgttgaaaaagttgccccatcgccgacagaagaaaaagttcatgttgtgacacaagaaagggctattgagcagaatgccccacaagaaagggttattgaacag gctgtcccacaagaaagggctactgAACAGGCTGCGCCATcgccgacagaagaaaaagttcctgttgtgacacaagaaagggctattgagcagaatgccccacaagaaagggttattgaacag gctgctccacaagaaagggttattgaaaaggttgccccacaagaaagggttattgaacaggctgtcccacaagaaagggctactgaacaggctgccccatcgccgacagaagaaaaagttcctgttgtgacacaagaaagggctattgagcagaatgccccacaagaaagggttattgaacaggctgccccactagaaagggttattgaacaggctgtcccacaagaaagggctactgaacaggctgcccctacggcgacagaagagattgtcactgtttctaaagagaaagaagaaatccctgttgtaacagaggaaaaggttcccgttgtgacaaatcagacaGTTGTTGAAAAAATTACTCCTTCcataacagaagaaaaagttgtcaCTCAACGGAAGGTTGTTGAGAAGGCTGCCCCCTCTGTCAAGGAAAGCGTAGTTTCCATtccaaagagggaggaaggagtagttGAAAGAATTGCTCCTGTTGTAAAGGAAGCAATTACAACAGAGTAG
- the LOC127004015 gene encoding titin-like isoform X24, protein MNLFVVETILILLGLGPFVDSTGGVAGLPGLPEDNPRCVALVEAAKAEYRKLYAAGLKDSPNLMDLILTNLGIAFNDTLKTIERKVFNNTDETGHETGKKTVVEKTTETDIAPNGTVSKTSETTVDIDEYGKQSGEKSVTERETVIGQTSDNETIAQTVDVEKVMDEAGNEIKEEVVIKKELIVQPPTNTTDANLIVPKVGADDKGKNKTELKLGASEKSDGLEKVERSEEIKEILPGNITNEVLVKEKKEQLSPQESTKVTSVERKNVTKKDDGLEKVERSEEIKEILPGNITNEVLVKEKEEQLSPQESTKVTSVERKNVTEKDDGLQTVERSEEIKEILPGNITNEVLVKEKEEQLSPQESTIVTSVERKNVTEKDDGKDVEKETVIQKEVEKNVCDSDIKEVRNEKHLNETIEDLKHQVDDVKNKIKEEKAKAEETNATRSLSVVKEPSAAPIIQEGEVVEKTVPAVTPAKVAEKIPPTVTEGKVLVVTKEKAVEQAAPPVTEMIVSVPKEQEEVPVVAEEKVIEKIIPSVTEGKVPAVPQQEVVEKVAPSPTEEKVPVVTQERIIEQNAPQERVIEKVAPSPTEEKVPVVTQERVIEQAVPQERVIEKVAPSPTEEKVPVVTQERVIEQAVPQERVTEQVAPSPTEEKVPVVTQERVIEQAVPQERAIEQAAPTATEEIVTVSKEKEEVPVVTEEKVPVVTNQTVVEKISPTVTEGNVPVVTKEKVVEQAAPSVTEEIVSVSKEHEVPVVAEEKKVIEKIHPAMTEGKVLAVPQQEVVEKVAPSPTEEKVHVVTQERAIEQNAPQERVIEQAVPQERATEQAAPSPTEEKVPVVTQERAIEQNAPQERVIEQAAPQERVIEKVAPQERVIEQAVPQERATEQAAPSPTEEKVPVVTQERAIEQNAPQERVIEQAAPLERVIEQAVPQERATEQAAPTATEEIVTVSKEKEEIPVVTEEKVPVVTNQTVVEKITPSITEEKVVTQRKVVEKAAPSVKESVVSIPKREEGVVERIAPVVKEAITTE, encoded by the exons ATGAACCTTTTCGTAGTTGAGACGATCCTCATCTTGTTGGGCTTGGGGCCCTTCGTGGACAGTACCGGCGGGGTAGCGGGGCTCCCGGGGCTCCCGGAGGACAACCCGCGATGTGTCGCCCTGGTGGAGGCCGCTAAGGCCGAATACCGAAAATTGTACGCGGCGGGACTGAAAGACTCTCCCAATTTGATGGATCTGATACTGACAAATTTGGGGATTGCTTTTAACGACACCTTGAAGACCATAGAAAGGAAAGTCTTCAATAATACCGATGAAACAGGGCATGAAACCGGAAAAAAGACAGTCGTTGAGAAGACGACAGAGACTGACATAGCACCCAACGGAACTGTATCAAAGACTTCCGAAACCACGGTCGATATAGATGAGTACGGTAAACAAAGTGGTGAGAAATCTGTGACAGAAAGAGAAACCGTGATAGGACAGACTTCAGACAATGAGACCATAGCACAAACGGTGGACGTTGAAAAGGTAATGGACGAAGCGggtaatgaaataaaggaggaagttgtTATTAAGAAGGAATTAATAGTACAACCTCCTACCAATACGACTGATGCAAATCTTATCGTTCCAAAAGTAGGGGCGGACgacaaaggtaaaaacaaaacagaattaaAACTTGGTGCCTCAGAAAAGAGCGATGGACTTGAGAAAGTAGAACGatcagaggaaataaaggagattctgcccggcaatataacgaatgaagtgttagttaaagagaagaaagaacagctttctccacaggaaagcaccaaggtgacatctgtggaaaggaagaatgttacAAAGAAGGATGATGGACTTGAGAAAGTAGAACGatcagaggaaataaaggagattctgcccggcaatataacgaatgaagtgttagttaaagagaaagaagaacagctttctccacaggaaagcaccaaggtgacatctgtggaaaggaagaatgttacagagaaggatgatggacttcagaCAGTAGAACGatcagaggaaataaaggagattctgcccggcaatataacgaatgaagtgttagttaaagagaaagaagaacaactttctccacaggaaagcactattgtgacatctgtggaaaggaagaatgttacagagaaagatgatggaaaagatgtcgagaaagaaactgtaattcaaaaagaagtcgaaaagaatgtgtgtgatagcgacatcaaagaggttcgtaacgaaaaacatcttaatgaaacaattgaagacttgaaacaccaagttgatgacgtgaaaaacaagattaaggaagaaaaagcaaaggctgAAGAAACAAATGCTACGCGTAGCCTAAGCGTCGTAAAAGAACCAAGTGCTGCCCCTATCATTCAAGAAGGTGAAGTCGTTGAAAAGACAGTCCCTGCTGTGACACCGGCGAAGGTTGCTGAAAAGATTCCCCCCACGGTGACGGAAGGAAAAGTTCTCGTTGTGACAAAAGAGAAGGCtgttgagcaggctgcccctCCGGTAACAGAGATGATCGTAAGTGTCCCTAAGGAGcaagaagaagtccctgttgtggCAGAagagaaggttattgaaaagattattccctcggtgacagaaggaaaGGTCCCGGcagtccctcaacaggaggttgttgaaaaagttgccccatcgccgacagaagaaaaagttcctgttgtgacacaagaaaggattattgagcagaatgccccacaagaaagggttattgaaaaggTTGCCCCATcgccgacagaagaaaaagttcctgttgtgacacaagaaagggttattgaacaggctgtcccacaagaaagggttattgaaaaggTTGCCCCATCGccaacagaagaaaaagttcctgttgtgacacaagaaagggttattgaacaggctgtcccacaagaaagggttactgaacaG GTTGCCCCATcgccgacagaagaaaaagttcctgttgtgacacaagaaagggttattgaacaggctgtcccacaagaaagggctattgaacaggctgcccctacggcgacagaagagattgtcactgtttctaaagagaaagaagaagtccctgttgtaacagaggaaaaggttcccgttgtgacaaatcagacaGTTGTTGAAAAGATTTCCCCCACGGTGACGGAAGGAAACGTCCCAGTTGTGACAAAAgagaaggttgttgagcaggctgccccttcggtgacaGAGGAGATTGTAAGTGTCTCTAAGGAGCATGAAGTCCCTGTTGtggcagaagagaagaaggttattgaaaagattcaCCCTGCGatgacggaaggaaaagtcctggcagtccctcaacaggaggttgttgaaaaagttgccccatcgccgacagaagaaaaagttcatgttgtgacacaagaaagggctattgagcagaatgccccacaagaaagggttattgaacag gctgtcccacaagaaagggctactgAACAGGCTGCGCCATcgccgacagaagaaaaagttcctgttgtgacacaagaaagggctattgagcagaatgccccacaagaaagggttattgaacag gctgctccacaagaaagggttattgaaaaggttgccccacaagaaagggttattgaacaggctgtcccacaagaaagggctactgaacaggctgccccatcgccgacagaagaaaaagttcctgttgtgacacaagaaagggctattgagcagaatgccccacaagaaagggttattgaacaggctgccccactagaaagggttattgaacaggctgtcccacaagaaagggctactgaacaggctgcccctacggcgacagaagagattgtcactgtttctaaagagaaagaagaaatccctgttgtaacagaggaaaaggttcccgttgtgacaaatcagacaGTTGTTGAAAAAATTACTCCTTCcataacagaagaaaaagttgtcaCTCAACGGAAGGTTGTTGAGAAGGCTGCCCCCTCTGTCAAGGAAAGCGTAGTTTCCATtccaaagagggaggaaggagtagttGAAAGAATTGCTCCTGTTGTAAAGGAAGCAATTACAACAGAGTAG